One genomic region from Dermacentor variabilis isolate Ectoservices chromosome 6, ASM5094787v1, whole genome shotgun sequence encodes:
- the LOC142584921 gene encoding uncharacterized protein LOC142584921, with amino-acid sequence MCGTAMLAAEGVSTICAGQRKGKTALPSIRPIGTAPAISEIPITEFRCSNQEFPGYFADVETDCQVYHNCLADGRNSSFLCVNGTIFNQRNFVCDWWYKFDCRKAPSFYHLNLVRNKKNGTKSASTVGTLPVAPKALPPPPPPPRQPPSSTRYREKEERSRSSFSLTSRYSKSSPKPPTPKASSKTSARASPKTHESLILLPLLSIGASSDSRKTKQETTTAPTRERSSRSRARVFAKIRDGEEPAPRPSKSKARSKTEKVEIPERVMPTFSEDTDRHKNGGSFQEWTSIGPVSGKPSVTRVQFHTFSANPPRFDPPLPQPESVIDPASWLDDDFNRQPDAGRDEFRGEVEDARSLEVMEPEGGLPTPRPELRRNKSEPAADDVVRLAKAVPEQRTNKARDSWRGKKEAFPGLHDKRRLFYRFQPSEPFGGYGALSFFGRTRGPMNDLSRLPRLVTVKLNKVEKKDAEHAYKPLLLSVKLDQSSEVDSRPAKGAPPGLCFCPCH; translated from the exons GCGTGTCCACCATCTGCGCAGGCCAAAGGAAG GGCAAAACGGCCCTTCCTAGCATCCGGCCGATCGGCACAGCACCCGCCATATCTGAAATACCTATCACAGAGTTCCGCTGCAGCAATCAAGAGTTCCCCGGATACTTTGCCGACGTAGAGACGGACTGCCAG GTGTACCACAACTGCCTAGCGGATGGCCGTAACTCGAGCTTCCTCTGCGTCAACGGCACAATATTCAACCAGCGAAACTTCGTGTGTGATTGGTGGTACAAGTTTGACTGCCGCAAGGCACCCAGCTTCTACCACCTCAACTTAGTCCGGAACAAGAAGAACGGCACCAAATCTGCGTCTACCGTAGGAACTCTTCCTGTAGCCCCGAAAGCCttgccgccaccaccaccaccgcctcgGCAGCCACCCAGCAGCACGCGCTAccgagaaaaagaagaacgatctAGGTCTTCTTTCTCTTTGACCTCACGTTACAGCAAGTCTTCCCCGAAGCCACCAACACCGAAGGCGTCTTCGAAGACATCAGCCAGAGCGTCTCCCAAAACCCACGAGTCTTTGATACTGCTTCCATTGCTTAGCATCGGTGCGTCATCCGACAGCAGGAAGACAAAACAGGAAACCACGACAGCGCCGACGCGAGAACGTTCGTCACGAAGCAGAGCCCGAGTCTTCGCCAAAATAAGGGATGGTGAGGAGCCGGCACCTCGACCGTCAAAAAGCAAGGCTCGGTCCAAAACTGAGAAGGTGGAGATTCCAGAACGCGTGATGCCTACCTTTAGCGAAGACACTGACCGCCATAAAAATGGCGGGAGCTTCCAGGAGTGGACCAGCATTGGCCCTGTTTCAGGAAAGCCATCGGTCACTAGGGTGCAGTTTCACACGTTTTCTGCGAATCCACCCCGATTCGACCCGCCGCTACCACAGCCGGAATCCGTTATTGATCCGGCTAGCTGGCTTGACGATGACTTCAATCGGCAACCAGATGCCGGAAGGGATGAGTTCCGAGGAGAGGTTGAAGACGCCAGATCGCTAGAAGTGATGGAGCCCGAGGGTGGTTTGCCTACCCCGCGGCCCGAGCTGAGGCGCAACAAGTCAGAGCCAGCTGCGGACGATGTCGTACGCTTGGCGAAGGCCGTGCCAGAGCAACGCACAAACAAGGCACGTGACAGTTGGCGCGGAAAGAAGGAAGCTTTTCCCGGGCTGCATGACAAGAGGCGGCTTTTCTACAGGTTCCAACCCAGCGAGCCATTCGGCGGCTACGGTGCTCTGTCATTTTTCGGCAGAACGCGAGGTCCGATGAATGACCTCTCAAGGTTGCCCCGCCTCGTGACTGTCAAACTAAACAAGGTGGAAAAGAAAGATGCAGAGCATGCTTACAAGCCACTACTGCTATCGGTAAAATTGGACCAATCTTCTGAGGTCGACTCCCGACCGGCAAAAGGGGCGCCACCGGGCCTATGCTTCTGCCCGTGCCACTAG